A window of Mycolicibacterium fluoranthenivorans contains these coding sequences:
- a CDS encoding PPOX class F420-dependent oxidoreductase, with protein sequence MPQPLPEDLLDLLRKPSPCFVATLMPDGSPQLTETWVHTDGEHVVINIVDGHQKARNIARDPRVAVNIADPDDIRRFYAVRGRVSAVTTEGGRESIDEISHKYLGIPYPNFSGNPDETRLIVTIEADKITPPMGG encoded by the coding sequence GTGCCCCAGCCGCTGCCCGAAGACCTGCTCGACCTGCTGCGCAAGCCCAGCCCGTGCTTCGTCGCGACGTTGATGCCGGACGGGTCACCGCAGCTCACCGAGACCTGGGTGCACACCGACGGTGAACATGTCGTCATCAACATCGTCGACGGCCACCAGAAGGCGCGGAACATCGCGCGCGACCCGCGTGTGGCGGTGAACATCGCCGATCCCGACGACATCCGCCGGTTCTACGCGGTCCGTGGTCGGGTCAGCGCCGTCACCACCGAGGGCGGCAGGGAGAGCATCGACGAGATCTCACACAAGTACCTCGGGATCCCGTACCCGAACTTCAGCGGAAACCCGGACGAGACAAGGCTCATCGTCACCATCGAAGCCGACAAGATCACCCCGCCCATGGGTGGGTGA
- the hisN gene encoding histidinol-phosphatase, whose translation MSTDLTLALQLADQADALTMERFGALDLRVETKPDLTPVTDADQGAEEALRAALAQARPADAVFGEEFGGATTSGTTAGRIWIIDPIDGTKNFVRGVPVWCTLIALVDDGVPVVGVVSAPALGRRWWAAAGEGAYASFNGSTRRIQVSGVTELSAASLSYSDLTTGWEDRREEFVALTDEVWRVRAYGDFWSYCLVAEGAVDIACEPEVKVWDIAPLDILIREAGGTFTSVDGRPGPHGGSALATNGLLHDQVLRRLV comes from the coding sequence ATGAGTACCGATCTCACGCTCGCCCTGCAGCTCGCCGATCAGGCCGACGCGCTCACCATGGAGCGCTTCGGCGCGCTGGATCTGCGCGTCGAGACAAAACCGGATCTGACCCCGGTCACCGACGCCGACCAGGGCGCCGAGGAGGCGTTGCGCGCGGCACTGGCGCAGGCGCGGCCCGCAGACGCGGTGTTCGGCGAAGAGTTCGGCGGCGCAACGACTTCCGGGACGACAGCGGGCCGCATCTGGATCATCGATCCGATCGACGGCACCAAGAACTTCGTGCGCGGGGTGCCGGTGTGGTGCACGTTGATCGCTTTGGTCGACGACGGTGTGCCGGTGGTCGGCGTGGTGAGCGCACCGGCGCTGGGCCGGCGCTGGTGGGCCGCTGCCGGCGAGGGTGCGTACGCGTCGTTCAACGGGTCGACCCGCCGGATTCAGGTGTCCGGCGTGACCGAACTGAGCGCGGCCAGCCTGTCGTACTCCGACCTCACCACCGGGTGGGAGGACCGCCGTGAGGAGTTCGTGGCACTCACCGACGAGGTGTGGCGGGTGCGGGCCTACGGGGATTTCTGGTCGTACTGCCTGGTCGCCGAGGGCGCGGTGGACATTGCCTGCGAACCCGAGGTGAAGGTGTGGGACATCGCGCCGCTGGACATCCTCATCAGGGAAGCCGGCGGAACCTTCACCAGCGTGGACGGCCGGCCCGGCCCGCACGGCGGCAGCGCGCTGGCCACCAACGGCCTCTTGCACGACCAGGTCCTGCGCCGCCTGGTGTGA